The sequence ACTTTAGGGATAGCTGGAAATACTGGTGTTAAGTTAGTCATAAAATAACCTTTCGACTTTCGTTTATCCTGAGCTAGTAGAAGTGCCGAAGGACTCAAGGTGACACTTCAGTATGTCAGGTCGAGCGCCCGCCTCCCGGAGGGCAGGGAGTCAAGACCTCGGATTAATGACACATCACGCCAAACTTCCTGGCACCTATTGTCACTTGATCACGCCATCAGCATCACAGCGGACGATTTGACTGGAGATGTAATAAGGTTTCCCTAATGGACTGGTGAAGTGATAGGCAATGTAAAACGTTTTCTGGCCTTTCTTGGGTAAGGTGACCTTGGTTTGGTTGTTTTTAACGGATTTTGATTTCCACTTTTCATCCCTGAAATCCATGTCTTCTGGTGATTTGGCCTCCCAAATCAAGACCTTATCTGGGACGTGGGATGGAAAACTACAGGAGACCGTCAGCTTTTTCTGGCCAGACTTGCTTACATCCATCTTCACTTGAGGTAGGGCTTGCTGCAGACATTGATATTCGAAGAAGGCACTGAGGTTTTGCAGGGCAATTTGGCCATCCCCCAAGCCATGTTCCACATTGGGAATGTATACCAAGTCATTGTCTCCAGGGATTTCATGCCAGTAGTTTTTTGCCGCATCGATGGGCCAATAAGGATCATTGGTGCCCATAAAGACTAGCTTTGGCATGTCCAATTGATTGCGGTAGGCATAGGGATCCACCATGGAGATGGTCGCCGTTCCTTCAGGAGTATTGGACGTTTGTGGAATGCCCAAGTCCACATAATCCTGAATTTCTGGACTGTAATCTTTCCACATTTCTATTTGATATTGTAAGCTGACAGGCATGTTCAGTACATCGATTACCATGGGGGCAATGGCGTTGACCCGATCGTCCTGACTTCCGGTCAGCCACGTAGTCCAACCTCTTTTGGAAAGTCCGGTCAATAGAAAATCATGAACCTCATGGCCTGTTTCATCCCTTGTAAAGGTCGATACAGCATCCATGGCACGCTGGACGGATTTTACCATTGGGAAGAGCAGGGGCCAGGTTTCGTCTCCCGTTTCTTGGTATTGGTGTAAGGTATAGCTAATGATTTCGTCTTCTACCTTTCCATCAAATATGGGCTGGTTGGGCACTTGAAAGATGGCCGCCACGATTGCATTATTGTCCACGGCCAGGTTTTCAAGCCCTTTAACGACCGCATCGTCACGGTCCCGCTGTTTGGGCAGGTTGTTTTCCAGCCGTCCTCCACCGATGTAAAGCAAGGCTTGATCGTACTGGACTCGTTCAGGTACCAGTATCACCAGGCGGTGTTTCCAAGTATAGCCTTTCCACTCCTGCGAAGTCAATAGAAGCTCATATTGGGTTTGATGAGGTAAACCGATTTCATCCACCCATTCCACCGTAAACTCGGGTGAAGGAGAGGAGAGGAAATTGGTGATGGCTGCATGCTTTTCCTGAGTAAAGCCAGGAACCGATAAGCAGCAAGCAAATAAAACGATTAACAGTCCATGATGTAAACGGTGCATCTTCATATAAAATTAATAACTAACAATAGCCCAAAAGGGCCGGTCCAAAGTTTAATTAGTGTAAGGCGCTTAAAAAGAAGAAGACAGCGTAAAATTACTTAAATAATTATAAACCACAAGTCAAAAGTAAAATATGATCAGCTCAAAACCATTGGTAATGAGTGCGTTATTGTTGTTGTCCTTTGGGTTCCAACGGCAAGCATTCGGGACAATCCTATCAGCATGGGATACGGTGGACTTATCGCAAAATGCCCATTTATTGCCTACCGTAAAGCCGGATCGCATCATCCTCAATTTAGCCGAAAATCCCTTGGAAACGGTAGGGGTAAATTGGCGAACCGGCACCATGGAGTCCACTTCATATTTGCAGTATGCTATTGCTACTGCTGGGCCTGAGTTTAGTGAGCATGCCCAAACCATTGCCGCAAAGACAAGCTACCTGAAGACCCAGCAAGATGATGAACCCACCATCGAGGCCCATTATCATGAGGTAGACTTGAACGGCTTGACTCCCGGTCAGGTGTATGTGTATCGCGTGGGATCTGATAAGGTCTGGAGTGAGTGGTACCAATTTAAAATGCCCAAGAAGGAGGGTCCAGTTAGCTTTTTCTATTTTGGCGATGCCCAAAATGATGTCGCTTCCAAGTGGAGCAGGGTTATTCGTGAAGCTAGTTTTCAATTTCCACGGGTAGATTTTATGCTTTACGCCGGTGACCTGATCAATCATGAAGATGCGGATTTCGAGTGGGGGGGATGGTTTGAAGCGGGAGGGTTTATTCATGCTTCTGTCCCCGTTATGATGACGCCCGGAAACCACGAATATGCCAAGGGAGTTATCCTGTCAAAACACTGGAAACCGCAGTTTAATTTGCCAGAAAATGGTCCTAAGGGGCTGGAAGAGATGGCCTATGAAATCAATTACCCCGACCTAAAGGTGGTGTCATTGGATGGAGAGCAGATAGATGAGATTCCTGCCCAGAAAATGGCACAGGTGGAATGGCTAAGGAATATTTTGGAAAATAACCCTAAAAAATGGACCGTTATCACCTTTCATTACCCGATTTATTCCACCAAACCAAACCGTGTTAACGAAGATATGTTGGAGTACATTAAACCTGTTTTGGAGGAATATGAGGTGGATCTAGTGTTGCAAGGGCATGATCATGCCTACGCCAGGGGACGCGTGACCACACAAAACGGTCAGGAAGTTTTGGGTGAGGGGCCGATGTATGTGGTTTCCGTAAGCGGCCCAAAAATGTATGAGATTGGCGATGATCCCTGGATGGATCGAAGGGCTTATATGACACAGCTTTTCCAATGGATAAATGTCCATGACGATCGACTTGAATATCAATCTCTAACTGCTACAGGAGAGCTTTATGATGCATTTACCCTTGAAAAGGACGCCACAGGAAAAAATAAATTGATCAATCAGATCCCAGATAGCCCAGAGCGGGTAGGGGAACCGTAACCCATGCATGTGATGAATCGAATAAAGATACGACCGATTTATTTTTGGGCGGTACTGGCCTTAATGAGCTGTGGATCGCTTTGTCATGGACAGGTAGCAGCCATCCAAGAGCGTTTTTTACACAGTGACCATTTGATGGTTGCCTCTCATCGGGCCGCCCATCAGCACTATCCAGAAAACAGTTTGGCAGCGATCCAGGAAGCCATTACCATTGGGGTGGACATTATAGAATTGGATATTCGTGTGACGCGCGATGGTGTTCCGGTGATCATGCATGACCAAACGATCGACAGGACCACCACGGGAATAGGGGATATAGAGCAGTTGGATTATGGGGACATTCATTCCCTGAAATTGCTTCACCAGGGCAAAGTGACCGATCAGTCCATTCCTACGCTACAGGAGGCCCTAATGCTGTGCAAAGGAAAGGTCATGGTGGATATGGACATGAAGACCGATAAAATCGATGAAGTGGTTGAGGTGGTAAAAGCAATAGGGGCAATAGATCAGCTGATCTTTTTCGATGCCGATTGGGAGGTGCTGGAAAGAATAAGCCATAAGCTGGATGGAGCCCACCTGATGCCCCGGGCATATAAGCCGAATGATATTAAAAAGGCGGTGAAGCGACTGGATCCAGTGGCCATCCATATAGATCCCAGCTTTTATACTGCTAAAACCATCAAATTGGCCAATAAACATGGTTTGAGGATTTGGATCAATTCCCTTGGCGATCGCGATAAGGCTTTGAAGAGGGCTCCTGACGTGCAGGCATCATGTAAATGGTTGGAAAAAGGAGCCAATATGGTACAGACGGACTTGCCCGAATTTTGGGTTAGCGTAAGAGAATCTTTGGATGAGTAATTTTTACTATTTTAATTCCTTTAATCAAATGATGGATAAGATTTTTGGTTAAAAAGATGTAATTAATGGTTTAAAAGACGGCTATTGTTCAGCTAGTGTTTCTTTTTTGAAGTTAGTCTTATGAATGATGTACGTTAACCCAAATTACCATGAAACAATCCATCAATTCAACCATTTCCAAATGTGCCGCCCCTTTGGGGCTAACTTTCGAGTTTACATCATACACCATACCACGGATTTGTAACGCCTTAAGCATCCTATTTGTGTTTATCAGCGTTCATCCGTGGCCCAATAGCAACCAAAGGAGGAGAAGAACATATTTACCCATCGATATAGGCTGCCCCATCTTTTCGGCTTGATCCTTTTTATTGGCTTTATGGTCAGCACGACTAAACCAGCCTTAGAAAAGGTGACTTTAATCTATGATTTGGGCTTCAATCTTTCCTTCTTCTTACCTTTATCAGGGATTGGAATAGCGGGGATTTTATAATCTGCCAGTATTTCCGGGCTATTCAAATAGCAAACAGGAGAGGAAAGTGATGTTTTGGAAAGTAATGGTTCCGTAGGGTATATGGTGGTTTTTTTATTCATGTTTATAAATGGTTTTTAATGTTAAGTAAATAATATTAAGGCGCTTAAACAAATTTCTTCACTTAATGGAGAATCTGGCAGTGGTTAGCGAATAGCGAGGACATTTAAAGTAAATAATATATATAATTGGTAATTAACACAGTTTGGATCAACAATTATACATTCATGAAAAAGGAAGTGGAGAAGTATATCCAAGTGTATCTTCGACAATTTAGCCATCTCGGGCCAGAAGTAGCCGAATTCATTCAGCCTTACCTCAGCATTCGCCAAATTCCCAAAGGTGAATATTACCTAAGCAGTGGAGAAATACAGCACGATATGGGGTTTGTATATGAGGGATTATGCAGAAGGTTCTTTATCAATGATAAAGGAAATGAGATTACCACTGGATTTATCCAAGAAAATGAATATGTAACGGACTATCCAGCCTTTATCAGGCAACAACCATCCAAATATCACATACAGTGTCTGGAGCCATCCATTGTCGTAAATTTACCCTATGAGGTGATTCAGGAAAGTTATCGGAAGTTTAGGCAAAGTGAAATGCAAGGGAGATTGATTGCAGAAAAGGTGCTGACGATTTTGAGTGATCGTGTGGAAAGCTTCTTGTTTCTGACAGCAGAAGAGCGGTATTTGAATTTTTTGGCCAACCATGAAGACCTGATGAACCGGGTGAGCCTGACCCATTTGGCTTCATTTTTAGGCATTGAGCGACAATCCTTAAGTCGGATCAGAAAAAGAATTGCTTCCAAATGACTTTGTCACATATGTGTCAGGAACCAAAAGTTCCTTTACTGCATCTTAGGGCTATAAAAACAGGTAAAAGAACAACACAAATTTTCAAGCAGATCAATTATTTGGTAATTGGTACCTGCTTTTTATGGGGGGCGGTTTGCCCAGCCCAAGAGAAAAAGGCCCCTGATGGGATACATAAAGCTATTCAAGCACGTACGGATGCTATTTTCGATAGTTTGGTGCTGGTGAGACGTGACTTGCACCGCCATCCAGAAATTTCTGGTCAGGAAAAAAGAACGGCCGAGTTTGTTACCAATTACTTATTGGCTCTGGGTTTGGAAGTAAAAGTGGGAGTTGGCGGTTATGGAGTGGTGGGCATTTTGAAAGGAAAACAAGGAGGGAAAAAAATCGCTTGGCGTGCGGATATGGATGCCCTCAAATTTGATGCACAGGACCCGGAAGTGTTTGGTTCTATTCATAAGGGCATCAACCATTATTGTGGACATGATGTTCACGTAACCATAGCATTGGGGATGGCAAACGTCCTGGCTCACCATAGAGAGCAGATAAAAGGTACCGTTTATTTCATCTTCCAACCTTCCGAAGAAAACTACAAAGGAGCAAAGTCCATGATCTCCGATGGGCTTTTCGAAGGAATAGCTCCGGAGGAAATGTATGCAGCCCATATTTCGCCCATGCCTTCAGGGTTGGTGGCCTCCAAACCCGGCTATTTATTTGCCGACTATAAAGAAATTCATGTGACTTATGAGGCCAGCGCGGCCGATGAAGAAGTGATAGCCTTTACAAAAAACTTGTTGTCAGGACTTCAAAATGTACCAGCATCCAGTGAATTTTGGGATACCCAAAACCTGATGGACCCGACCATAGGAATAGGAAACCCCGAAACCATTTTTCAGGATTATATCACCGTAAAAGAGAATGTTACGGTAAGTCGTCAAGACGGGCAGGTCCGTATAAGTGGCATATTGAGTGCCAGCAGTGCTTCCCTAATGGATGCCATCCCGAGACGTTTACAGCGTTCGATCGATCAGTCTGACTTTGCGGATCGATTTATGGACATTGCATTTGCCACGGAAGGATTCCTCTATTCTACCCAGCGAGCCAATATCCAAAATAATTCTTCTCTCACGGAGCAGGCCATTCAGGGGATTGCGGGGATTTATGGTCAAGGCAGCGCTATTCCTTTATATGGTGTCATTCCAGATGGCCGTGGGGATGATTTTGCGTACTTTCAGGAAAAGGTTCCCGGGGTTTATTTCCTGCTTGGAGGATCCAATTTTGAAAAGGGAATCATTGCAATGCCTCATACTCCACATTTTAGGGTGGATGAAACATGTATCAAGTCAGGAGTCAATTATTTTTCCTCTTTACTGATAGAGCGGACAAATAATTGACTCCTGTTCATGATGGGTGATCAAGGGATTTTATAACTTATCACCATTGATCTTAACGTTTTTCATGATCAAGTTATCAATATATTCCGGTTTGGTCACTTGGTCTGGAGAGGTGGAAAGCTTGACGTCTTCCATAGTGACATTGGACACGTTATATTGATCAGAAGCCCTTGAGTTAAAGATTCGGTCACAGTCCAGTTTAATATTTCGGAAGGTAATATGGTTACCCTTGGAGAATTTGATGTCTTTTTCTCCTTTGAGATCGAAAAACTGTGTCCATGGACTAAAATTAAACATGTTTTTGGCGCTACCTTTAATGTCTTCAAGGGTGATGTACTCGTAATGCTGTGGGGTGTCTGGACGCATTTTCAAGAGAAAAAGACGCTTGGCATCGGTAACCTTTATCCTTCTCAAAATAATGTTTCTATTGTGGATAGACTCACTGCCGCATGTCAAGGCACTATGGCAAAAGCCAAATTCACAATCCTCTACAATGATGTTATAATTGCCGCCATTGTTCGGATCGGTATCTGCATTGGGTCCCTTTCCGCCCTTGAGAGCTATTGCATCATCATTGACGGACATAAAACAATTTTTCACCAAAACATTTTTGCAAGCATCCAAGTCAATGGCATCCGAGCTTGGGGCTTTTTCAGTGGTGTGGGGCGCAAAAATATGAAGGTTCAGGATTTTTACATTTTCACATTTGTAGTAATGCGAAGTCCAAAAAGGAGAGTTGATCAAGCTGATGCCTGATACTTGCACATTTTTGCTATTGGATATGTACAGTACTCGGGGACGCATCTCATCCATATTGGTACAGTTTTTATTGAATTGGCGACGAATCCAAAAATGCCTCCAATAGCGATGTCCATTGCCGTTAAGGGTACCGCTTCCTGATATGGTAAACCCGTCCATTCCATCGGCATTTACCAACGCAGCAAAATATTTTAGCGTTTGGCCTTCCATTCGTGTTTCCAATAATTTGAAATGGGTAATGTCATCACTTCCTTTGATGACAGCATTTTTTTCGAGGTGCAGGTGTGTACCGGGTTTAAAAAACAGTGAGCCACTTAAGAAGGTGCCAGCAGGAATGATGATTATGCCACCTCCTTGCTCGGAAGCCTGATCAATGACCGCTTGGATTTTCTCAGTTTGTAAAACCGTACTGTCATTGACCACACCATAATCGGTGATCCGATAGTGCTTGCCGAGTTGATCGATATCGGTAGGTTCGATTTGCCTAAACCAGTCCGGAATGGGCGAGCCGTCCGGAAAGACTTCTTCTTGGGCCATCAGTGGGCTTATGCTGGTAAGTAGTACAATGAGTAGAAAGAGGTACCTTTTCATGGATGAATCTTGGATTTATGTGTTTAAAGTTTGTAACGATTTAATGAACCGAAATTAACGGATCCATTTCACATATCAATCCTGTATTGTTATGGTAACGGTGAAGTAAGAGGGATAGCTGATTTTTGCCTTTCCTTTTAGAGATTGTAGCTTATGCTAAAAGCAAAGAAAGCCGTGGCAAAGGAATTGTATCCTTTATCCACGGCGATCAAAGTAGTAGTTCCCTTAGAAGTATTCGAAAGCGGCTGTATTACATGTTGACGTTATTGCCCTTTACCAGTTAAGTAAGTAGTTATGACGTTCTATTGTACCGCTTCACCAATTAACCTTACCATCAGATCATTGAGGAATTCCACTTCATATTCCCCGATTGACGGCTCCAAATGATCATTGCCAATGCCACTGTGATTGGTGATGAAGACGTAGGTGCCATTGGTGGCATTGCCCAAAAGACGCATTAAAAATTCTGTTTCCTTATCGATTCCACTTGCGGTGACAGGGATGATTTTGATCCCGTTGGCTGCTGCCAATTGGGTCAGTCCATGGATTTCATCAATCACCTGGGCATCATAGTGTGGCGGAGCATCCAGCAAGAGAAATAGAAGTCTTGCCCTTCCAGAAGAAGTCCACTGGAGCGCTTTGATTGCTTTGGAGAGAGCCGTGTGCACCGCTTCTGGAAAATCTCCACCACCGTTTGCCTCTTGATCCTTGATAAACGATAAAGTCGAGGTTATGTCTGTGGTAAAGGGTGACTGTCGCGTCACATATTCATCACCAATATCCCGGTAGAATACAGTTCCAGTCAGGAATGTGGTAGAGGGATTTTCTGATTTGGCCCGCTGGATCACATCAAGCAGTTCGGTTTTCAAATATTCCAGTTCATCGCCCATGGATCCGGTAGCATCCACTACAAAGGCAATTTCCGCTTGATTGGCTGCATAATGTTGGGGTAAATATGTGATCACTTGAGGTTGTTGGTAATTGGTTTGGGAAAGCTCGATAAGTTTATTTCCGTCTTCGATGGAGATGGTCAAGTTTTCTAGTAGCATCCTTGACTGGGGAGTCGAGAAGATATTTCCCCATAATTCTGCCCGGCCACTGTTATCCGTTCTTGCTTCCCAAATGGTCTCATTACCTGATTTCAGGGCTACCTTCACATTGACGGCGGGACTTCCATTGGGCCTATTGAGCTGAAGAGGGATCCGATGCCGAAGGTTAATACCCCAGTAGTCGGGCATTTTTCCAAAATCCTTTTCATTCAACAGGTTTT comes from Echinicola vietnamensis DSM 17526 and encodes:
- a CDS encoding PhoPQ-activated pathogenicity-related family protein, coding for MHRLHHGLLIVLFACCLSVPGFTQEKHAAITNFLSSPSPEFTVEWVDEIGLPHQTQYELLLTSQEWKGYTWKHRLVILVPERVQYDQALLYIGGGRLENNLPKQRDRDDAVVKGLENLAVDNNAIVAAIFQVPNQPIFDGKVEDEIISYTLHQYQETGDETWPLLFPMVKSVQRAMDAVSTFTRDETGHEVHDFLLTGLSKRGWTTWLTGSQDDRVNAIAPMVIDVLNMPVSLQYQIEMWKDYSPEIQDYVDLGIPQTSNTPEGTATISMVDPYAYRNQLDMPKLVFMGTNDPYWPIDAAKNYWHEIPGDNDLVYIPNVEHGLGDGQIALQNLSAFFEYQCLQQALPQVKMDVSKSGQKKLTVSCSFPSHVPDKVLIWEAKSPEDMDFRDEKWKSKSVKNNQTKVTLPKKGQKTFYIAYHFTSPLGKPYYISSQIVRCDADGVIK
- a CDS encoding rhamnogalacturonidase, producing MKRYLFLLIVLLTSISPLMAQEEVFPDGSPIPDWFRQIEPTDIDQLGKHYRITDYGVVNDSTVLQTEKIQAVIDQASEQGGGIIIIPAGTFLSGSLFFKPGTHLHLEKNAVIKGSDDITHFKLLETRMEGQTLKYFAALVNADGMDGFTISGSGTLNGNGHRYWRHFWIRRQFNKNCTNMDEMRPRVLYISNSKNVQVSGISLINSPFWTSHYYKCENVKILNLHIFAPHTTEKAPSSDAIDLDACKNVLVKNCFMSVNDDAIALKGGKGPNADTDPNNGGNYNIIVEDCEFGFCHSALTCGSESIHNRNIILRRIKVTDAKRLFLLKMRPDTPQHYEYITLEDIKGSAKNMFNFSPWTQFFDLKGEKDIKFSKGNHITFRNIKLDCDRIFNSRASDQYNVSNVTMEDVKLSTSPDQVTKPEYIDNLIMKNVKINGDKL
- a CDS encoding M20 metallopeptidase family protein, coding for MRRDLHRHPEISGQEKRTAEFVTNYLLALGLEVKVGVGGYGVVGILKGKQGGKKIAWRADMDALKFDAQDPEVFGSIHKGINHYCGHDVHVTIALGMANVLAHHREQIKGTVYFIFQPSEENYKGAKSMISDGLFEGIAPEEMYAAHISPMPSGLVASKPGYLFADYKEIHVTYEASAADEEVIAFTKNLLSGLQNVPASSEFWDTQNLMDPTIGIGNPETIFQDYITVKENVTVSRQDGQVRISGILSASSASLMDAIPRRLQRSIDQSDFADRFMDIAFATEGFLYSTQRANIQNNSSLTEQAIQGIAGIYGQGSAIPLYGVIPDGRGDDFAYFQEKVPGVYFLLGGSNFEKGIIAMPHTPHFRVDETCIKSGVNYFSSLLIERTNN
- a CDS encoding glycerophosphodiester phosphodiesterase family protein translates to MNRIKIRPIYFWAVLALMSCGSLCHGQVAAIQERFLHSDHLMVASHRAAHQHYPENSLAAIQEAITIGVDIIELDIRVTRDGVPVIMHDQTIDRTTTGIGDIEQLDYGDIHSLKLLHQGKVTDQSIPTLQEALMLCKGKVMVDMDMKTDKIDEVVEVVKAIGAIDQLIFFDADWEVLERISHKLDGAHLMPRAYKPNDIKKAVKRLDPVAIHIDPSFYTAKTIKLANKHGLRIWINSLGDRDKALKRAPDVQASCKWLEKGANMVQTDLPEFWVSVRESLDE
- a CDS encoding Crp/Fnr family transcriptional regulator encodes the protein MKKEVEKYIQVYLRQFSHLGPEVAEFIQPYLSIRQIPKGEYYLSSGEIQHDMGFVYEGLCRRFFINDKGNEITTGFIQENEYVTDYPAFIRQQPSKYHIQCLEPSIVVNLPYEVIQESYRKFRQSEMQGRLIAEKVLTILSDRVESFLFLTAEERYLNFLANHEDLMNRVSLTHLASFLGIERQSLSRIRKRIASK
- a CDS encoding vWA domain-containing protein, producing MKRSLLRFLLFFALPMIFYSCESNLDSTDPKSDSSNGELDSFYAGEGSGTPNGSGNGQAPPPQPGLITAGEWNDLDHWEFWQNLLNEKDFGKMPDYWGINLRHRIPLQLNRPNGSPAVNVKVALKSGNETIWEARTDNSGRAELWGNIFSTPQSRMLLENLTISIEDGNKLIELSQTNYQQPQVITYLPQHYAANQAEIAFVVDATGSMGDELEYLKTELLDVIQRAKSENPSTTFLTGTVFYRDIGDEYVTRQSPFTTDITSTLSFIKDQEANGGGDFPEAVHTALSKAIKALQWTSSGRARLLFLLLDAPPHYDAQVIDEIHGLTQLAAANGIKIIPVTASGIDKETEFLMRLLGNATNGTYVFITNHSGIGNDHLEPSIGEYEVEFLNDLMVRLIGEAVQ
- a CDS encoding purple acid phosphatase family protein, whose protein sequence is MSALLLLSFGFQRQAFGTILSAWDTVDLSQNAHLLPTVKPDRIILNLAENPLETVGVNWRTGTMESTSYLQYAIATAGPEFSEHAQTIAAKTSYLKTQQDDEPTIEAHYHEVDLNGLTPGQVYVYRVGSDKVWSEWYQFKMPKKEGPVSFFYFGDAQNDVASKWSRVIREASFQFPRVDFMLYAGDLINHEDADFEWGGWFEAGGFIHASVPVMMTPGNHEYAKGVILSKHWKPQFNLPENGPKGLEEMAYEINYPDLKVVSLDGEQIDEIPAQKMAQVEWLRNILENNPKKWTVITFHYPIYSTKPNRVNEDMLEYIKPVLEEYEVDLVLQGHDHAYARGRVTTQNGQEVLGEGPMYVVSVSGPKMYEIGDDPWMDRRAYMTQLFQWINVHDDRLEYQSLTATGELYDAFTLEKDATGKNKLINQIPDSPERVGEP